Proteins encoded within one genomic window of Scomber japonicus isolate fScoJap1 chromosome 16, fScoJap1.pri, whole genome shotgun sequence:
- the pax1a gene encoding paired box protein Pax-1a — protein MVEEQTYGEVNQLGGVFVNGRPLPNAIRLRIVELAQLGIRPCDISRQLRVSHGCVSKILARYNETGSILPGAIGGSKPRVTTPNVVKNIREYKQNDPGIFAWEIRDRLLADGVCDKYNVPSVSSISRILRNKIGNLSQPNQYESSKQASMQAGLSYNHIYPYSYSNTMSPTGTKMGSPPGVPVTAGHVSISRAWPSAHTVSNILGIRAFMDPAAIAGTEGYPPKMEDWSSVNRAAFPAAHTVNGIDKSAIDADIKYGQPSSTLSSYVSACAYSPTNQYGVYSGPAGGYVAPGHHHWQPQSPALSHPGSGMSMHAGEIHSPMAFKHQAREGERKPPSPLSKQQQQQQQHEDLNSVHGLSLPTSSS, from the exons ATGGTGGAGG AGCAAACCTATGGAGAGGTGAACCAGTTAGGCGGCGTGTTCGTCAATGGCAGACCCCTACCCAACGCCATACGGTTGAGAATAGTGGAGCTGGCTCAGCTTGGGATCAGACCCTGCGATATAAGCCGACAGCTCCGAGTCTCCCACGGCTGCGTGAGCAAGATTTTGGCGAGGTACAACGAGACGGGATCCATCTTACCCGGTGCCATTGGAGGGAGCAAACCACGGGTCACGACGCCTAACGTGGTGAAAAATATCAGGGAATACAAACAAAACGACCCCGGGATCTTTGCCTGGGAGATCCGGGACAGGCTTTTAGCCGATGGAGTTTGTGACAAGTACAATGTCCCGTCGGTTAGCTCTATCAGCAGGATTTTACGCAACAAGATTGGAAATCTCTCCCAGCCCAACCAATATGAGAGCAGTAAGCAAGCTTCCATGCAGGCCGGGCTCTCGTACAATCACATATACCCTTATTCCTACTCCAACACCATGTCGCCCACTGGCACTAAAATGGGCAGCCCTCCTGGAGTACCTGTGACGGCTGGACATGTGAGCATATCCAGGGCCTGGCCTTCTGCACACACCGTCAGTAACATCCTCGGTATACGAGCCTTCATGGATCCTGCAG CCATTGCTGGAACGGAGGGGTACCCACCAAAAATGGAGGACTGGAGTAGCGTCAACAGAGCAGCTTTCCCCGCGGCACACACGGTCAACGGGATTGACAAATCAGCCATTGACGCGGACATAAAATATGGACAg CCATCTTCGACACTGTCCAGTTATGTCTCGGCGTGCGCTTATTCCCCCACCAATCAGTACGGGGTGTACAGCGGGCCAGCAGGCGGCTACGTAGCCCCGGGGCACCACCACTGGCAGCCGCAGAGCCCGGCCCTGTCCCACCCAGGCAGCGGGATGAGCATGCATGCAGGGGAGATCCACTCGCCGATGGCCTTCAAGCATCAGGCCCGAGAAG GAGAGAGAAAACCGCCCAGTCCCCTGAgcaagcaacagcagcagcagcagcaacatgaaGACTTGAACAGTGTGCATGGACTCAGTCTCCCTACCTCATCATCATAA